In Streptomyces sp. 71268, the DNA window CGGTCACCGCGAGCTGTCGGGTGGCGCCGGTGGGCCGGTCGCGCAGGGTCACGGCGCTCAGCCGCGCGTCGCCGTGCAGGGCGACCACCTCGCTGTCGTACGCGAAGCTGATCTTGTCGTCGGCGAACGCCCTGGCCTGCATCACCTTGGAGGCGCGCAGCGTCCGCCGGCGGTGTACGACCGTCACCGAGCGGGCGTAGCGGGTGAGGAAGGTGGCCTCCTCGAGGGCGGTGTCGCCGCCGCCGACCACCGCGAGGTCCTGCCCCTTGAAGAAGAACCCGTCGCAGGTCGCGCACCAGGACACGCCCCGGCCCGCGAGCCGCTCCTCGTCCGGCAGGCCGAGCTTGCGGTAGCCGGAGCCGGTGGCGACGATCACGGTGCGGGCGCGGTGGGTGGCGCCCCGGTCGTCGGTGACCTCCTTGACGGGGCCGGCGAGGTCGACGGAGACCACCTCCCGGTCCACGAGTTCGGCCCCGAACCGCGCGGCCTGGGCGCGCATGTCGGCCATCAGGTCGGGGCCCTGCACGCCCGCCGGGAAGCCGGGGTAGTTCTCCACCTCGGTGGTGGTCATCAGGGCGCCGCCGACGTAGAGCGCGCCGCAGAAGACCAGCGGACGCAGGCTGGCGCGCGCGGTGTAGAGGGCGGCGGTGTAGCCGGCCGGGCCCGAGCCGATGACGATCGTGTCCCGCACGGGGCCGCCCATCACCGCTGCCCCGTCCGGGCCCCGGTCGCGGCCGCGCGGTCGGCGGGCGCGGGACCTCGGCCGGTCGCGGCGTCGGGGGGCCCGACGTAGGCCAGCAGGTTCCGGGTGTCGGCGCCCGGGTCCTGGACGCGGTCCGGGGTCGCCGCGCGGGTCAGCGCCGCGTCCAGGTCGGTGGCCGAGGTGTCGGGGTGGTCGTGGAGGTAGGTGGCCGCGACGCCGGCGACCTGGGCCGCGCTGGCCGAGGTGCCGCTGAGCCGGGTGTAGTACCGGTCGCCGAGGCCGCTGGCGACGGGTATGCCGGCGCCGGGCGCGAACAGGT includes these proteins:
- the trxB gene encoding thioredoxin-disulfide reductase; this encodes MGGPVRDTIVIGSGPAGYTAALYTARASLRPLVFCGALYVGGALMTTTEVENYPGFPAGVQGPDLMADMRAQAARFGAELVDREVVSVDLAGPVKEVTDDRGATHRARTVIVATGSGYRKLGLPDEERLAGRGVSWCATCDGFFFKGQDLAVVGGGDTALEEATFLTRYARSVTVVHRRRTLRASKVMQARAFADDKISFAYDSEVVALHGDARLSAVTLRDRPTGATRQLAVTGLFVAIGHDPRSDLFAGQLDRDAAGYLRVLAPATHTNVPGVFAAGDVVDHTYRQAVTAAGTGCAAALDAERYLASLADVRRAGEEARASRADREAPTAPQRAAS